From the Debaryomyces hansenii CBS767 chromosome F complete sequence genome, the window TAATTTGTAGAGACTTTTAAAGttatttggatttaatTCCAAGGACTTTTCAAAGTATGAAATAGATTCCTGaatatctttttcaataccaAAATCTTGGTTATATGATGCTGCATAATCATGTTTCAACAAGCAACCATAAATGTAACAAACCTGTGaatgaatattatcattcttCTTACCAACCTCATACTCCTTAATCAACTTGAGCAAATGATTGATTGATGACTTGAGGAATAAAGCCTTATTATGTTGGCTGAACTCTTGTGGTGCCGGCTCACCCttaatatttacaaaagcATATAAGCGATAGTTAGTTGCATTGATTAACATCTTAATCCACTTCAATCGGTATTCCAATGATTTGTTACCCGATGCAATAACTTTACGTAATTCCACAAACTCTTCAACCTTCTTCTTAATTTTACTGTCATTTGTCCGAATCTGGGCGGGTTTATTTGAAGTATGCATTCCCATAACTGGCATAGAcattctattattattcattggTTGAGGTCCGTATGGTGGCATACCATTTCCTGCAAACATCATAGACTGTCTTTTTGATTCAGCTGTAGCGATACTTTGTCTTCGAGAATGAGCCATTGGTGGCACAACCCCCTGGTACTCAGTATTATAGGCCATCATTGGTTGATTAAATGGAATCGCATTTTGGTTAAAAGGCATACTTTCCATAGATGGCAATTGAGAATGTCCTAGGTATGGCATCATGTTTGCTTGTTGCTGATATGCTTGCGCTgtattattcatattcaataaatcattctgacttgatattgatgaatttggatTGAAAGATGAGCTTTTTCTTTCGtgtctttcttttctcttCCCCTTATTTTGTctattcttttcttctatattaGAATTTCTCTCTTGTAGTTTCTTAGCAGGAGGTGGCGATTTGACcttgaaattattagatgCCTCGCTTCGTATTGAACCAAGTGAATTGTTTGATTCCAAGGATTCATGGCGAGACATTTCATGTGAAGGTTGCTGATATAATAGCTTGTTTTCGTTCCCAGTACcatattctttttcttcctcttcttgttcttcctcttcttcttcttcttctaccTGACTGTCACCTTCGAAAAGAAATTTACTATAATCTGAAATATGTCTTTTTTCTGTCTTGTCATCAAGTGCCATATCCAGCAATCCAAAAGCAACAGACATGGTACTATCCTGACTTTGTGTTGGTTCATAAGCATCCTCATTATTCCTTAGACTCGTTTGTCCTTGTTGATCTTCGTtataatcatcattataGTTCTGATATTCTTTTGGCttgaaatttaaatctAACGAGGATACTCTCGCTGCTTTTGACTTTTCAGGAACCTTGGACTCTGATTCCAATATAGACAGAGGAACTGATGGATACCTATTTGACTTTATGGTGGACCTTCTTGAATTGGAAATTAGCTCATTACTTGTATCAGAAATTGAGTTCTGCccacttcttcttttgtaaTGAGTCAAAAAGTcgttgttattattatcggAGTAGCTTgcaattgaatttcttgaatgcAGCTCACGGTTCAAATGATTCGAGCCATATGAATAATAAGGCTCTTGTTGAGACGCCGATGAAATCTGGCCATTAGCCGTATTTATGtttgaatattgatgaGGATTCATTGGATATCCGTACATTGAACTTCTATTAGGCGTCatttgttgctgttgttgttgggCAGCCAATGACGCGTAATATTGCATCCACTGTTCATAATAAGGATGCTGTTGCGCCCCATTAACATATGGGGTTGAGTATGATGCGTTTACATTATCATTCCTAATTGATTCTTCAGATGTATCTGTATATTCTTCTGAATCTGcttccaaatcttcttctgaatAATCGTCTGAGTTATCCTCAGATTCGTTTACACCTGTACTCTCATTTTTGTCGTATTCATGTTGCGAAAGAATATTCAGCATATTTTGAGGTGCTTGAATCATTCCATCATTCATTAACATATTAGTAGTATTATGTTCCATTGAAGGTTTATTATTCGTCGGTGGTTGTGCTTGAGAGCTATGTTCTTGGGTTTTACGTGCTTGTCTTTTTTCGGAATACATCTGCTCGGTCGGCAAAGGAGAATGCTCCTCCATCTGTTGATTTTGATGTTGAACGATAGGAATTTCCTTCCGTGAagattgatttatttgctGTGGGCTCGCATGACTATGTGAATACTTTTCATTGGAGCTAGGCTTAAAATAATCATTGTTAGCCTGGTTTACCTGCTGTGGGCTCACTGGGCTTTGTGAATACTGTTCATTGGACCTGGGTCTAAAATAAGCATTACCAGCCTGGTCAGGTTGTTGCATACGTATGTGGGCATCGTGATCCCTGTTTCGGATTTGAGCCGTATATGGATGACGTTGAACTTTAGAAACTGATCTAGGTTCTTTCTCTGGTGGAGTAGGTGGTTTCCGCTCATTCGACCGTCTAGCACCTTCTCTCAGACTTGCTTCCTTATTGGTAGGAGGTCCTGTTGCAAAGTTAAACTTCTCTCCTCCTATATTTGGGGTTAATGCAATAGGCATGTTTTTGACCCTTCGAGGTGCTCCATTATTCGCCTTGTTCATTGGAATGCCACTGGTCTCGTCGGACGAATTGGAAGTGTGTGAGCCTGTCAGCAGAAATTCACTCCCAGTTAGTGAAAACGATGAATTTTCACTAAGATTGGTTCTATGAGTCTTCGGcttattgaaatatggaTGTTTCTCCGGACTTAATTTCGATGATATGCCCATTCTATCAAGCAAATATCGCCTTGTTTTTACAACTCAGTATACCCTACCAATGATAATTACTGTGAAATGGATATTCAAACTAATTTAAACGTGTTTACGAAGTATAGCCCCTGCAATCAATGTTCAAAATAAAACTATTGTTAGAATTTTGTGTTCCAGTAAGAGATCAACCAGCTTAGTTTGACTCTTTTTTATCCTTTTTAGTACCACTTGATAATACTAGGCACCGAATTCAATCAATGTTCTCTCTAAAAAACGCTTCCGTTCTATTTTTACCCGAAAATCTTTAACTAAACTACGTAACCGCCGTTAACATCTTgataattgcaaaatcaatctCCTTCCTAATTGCTCCATTTCATAAACAAACTGGAATTGAGATTAGTTACACAAAGATAAAAATAGGCGATGCAAAATGGAgacattttgaaatatatctGCGACATTGTGTTCCTGATATCGCGACATTTTATGGATTGACCTCAAGGACTTCATATACATTACAAGATCGCTCTAATGCTAATATATACGACGCACTATTAGAGCAATGTTAAGCAGATATTGATCTCACCGGATGCTTAGCTTGTGGAACCTGACAAATCTCATTCCGTTATTAACCAATTAACAAGAGTCTCCGGGTTAAACGAGCCGTAGAAGAGTGCTTACAAATTCATGAAAAGCAAAATCACTTGTTTGCTTCCGGGAATTACAAATCAAGTCACGTGAAAAGCTCTAAAAGTTAGTATATAGCAGTTGAAAGGGAAGCCACTGATAAACTATgtcatatatttattatacaaatagACGCAGACTAGATAAAAATGGTCAAAATCAACGCTAGTGCAATTACATATACTAAAGGAGGAGAAATTTCCAAGATATTGCTGGGTACAGGCTTTTCAATCGATACGGAAACCTTAGGACCTAAGCAAGTTGTGATTCAGGCATTGGCTACACCAATTAACCCATCAGATTTAAACCAGCTCGCTGGAACGTACGCGTCCAAACCTAATTTCACATCGGAGTTAGACACGCCAGTTCCTGTTGCGATTGGTGGTAACGAGGGGTTATATAAGGTAATTGAAGTTGGTTCGGATGTAACTAGCTACAAGAATGGGGATTGGGTTATTCCAAAAATGCCTAGTTTTGGTACATGGAGAACACACGCACTTGTCACTTTAGACAAACCAGAAAATCCTGATCCATTTATTAAGGTATCGTCTGAGgatgataaatcaattgatttgacACAAGCAGCAACCGTTTCCATTAACCCAAGCACTGCgtatcaattgattgaCCAATTCATAAAAGATTGGGACCCAAAGGGTAACGACTGGATTATTCAGAATGGAGGAAATTCCCAAGTTGGTAAGTTTGTGGTGCAAATTGCGAAGATCAGAAACATTAAAACCATCTCAGTCATTAGGGATGGTAAGCCTGATCAGGATCAAATTGTAAAAGAATTACTTGACTTGGGTGCTACAAAGGTCATCACTGATAAGGAAGCAGAGTCTGAAGAGt encodes:
- a CDS encoding DEHA2F10340p (some similarities with ca|CA0953|IPF13166.3eoc Candida albicans IPF13166.3eoc unknown function 3-prime end); its protein translation is MGISSKLSPEKHPYFNKPKTHRTNLSENSSFSLTGSEFSSTGSHTSNSSDETSGIPMNKANNGAPRRVKNMPIALTPNIGGEKFNFATGPPTNKEASSREGARRSNERKPPTPPEKEPRSVSKVQRHPYTAQIRNRDHDAHIRMQQPDQAGNAYFRPRSNEQYSQSPVSPQQVNQANNDYFKPSSNEKYSHSHASPQQINQSSRKEIPIVQHQNQQMEEHSPLPTEQMYSEKRQARKTQEHSSQAQPPTNNKPSMEHNTTNMLMNDGMIQAPQNMSNILSQHEYDKNESTGVNESEDNSDDYSEEDLEADSEEYTDTSEESIRNDNVNASYSTPYVNGAQQHPYYEQWMQYYASLAAQQQQQQMTPNRSSMYGYPMNPHQYSNINTANGQISSASQQEPYYSYGSNHLNRESHSRNSIASYSDNNNNDFLTHYKRRSGQNSISDTSNELISNSRRSTIKSNRYPSVPSSILESESKVPEKSKAARVSSLDLNFKPKEYQNYNDDYNEDQQGQTSLRNNEDAYEPTQSQDSTMSVAFGLSDMALDDKTEKRHISDYSKFLFEGDSQVEEEEEEEEQEEEEKEYGTGNENKLLYQQPSHEMSRHESLESNNSLGSIRSEASNNFKVKSPPPAKKLQERNSNIEEKNRQNKGKRKERHERKSSSFNPNSSISSQNDLLNMNNTAQAYQQQANMMPYLGHSQLPSMESMPFNQNAIPFNQPMMAYNTEYQGVVPPMAHSRRQSIATAESKRQSMMFAGNGMPPYGPQPMNNNRMSMPVMGMHTSNKPAQIRTNDSKIKKKVEEFVELRKVIASGNKSLEYRLKWIKMLINATNYRLYAFVNIKGEPAPQEFSQHNKALFLKSSINHLLKLIKEYEVGKKNDNIHSQVCYIYGCLLKHDYAASYNQDFGIEKDIQESISYFEKSLELNPNNFKSLYKLGEIFEYEFPDQFDQALRRYKEAAKLGYNQAIYKMALLYLNVPSIRSTKFFNYFVELSNIDLSSKDVELTGEDRDELEEIIGLTFYQLGKIYEGIYPGDLHAEDEFISKSLERAPVNYAKALTYCNKSAKLDCLLAQVKLGSVYEKGELNRQQNPSKSIQWYMKAVSSPLSFKRHPDAMLGLSRWNLKGSDGLSKYIPSPDPEKAVMWCDRAIKEFNSPDAYFAMAQLNEIGLGDRNPQHWYFKAHELGHHEASFKLGYA
- a CDS encoding DEHA2F10362p (similar to uniprot|P38071 Saccharomyces cerevisiae YBR026C ETR1 2-enoyl thioester reductase member of the medium chain dehydrogenase/reductase family); this encodes MVKINASAITYTKGGEISKILSGTGFSIDTETLGPKQVVIQALATPINPSDLNQLAGTYASKPNFTSELDTPVPVAIGGNEGLYKVIEVGSDVTSYKNGDWVIPKMPSFGTWRTHALVTLDKPENPDPFIKVSSEDDKSIDLTQAATVSINPSTAYQLIDQFIKDWDPKGNDWIIQNGGNSQVGKFVVQIAKIRNIKTISVIRDGKPDQDQIVKELLDLGATKVITDKEAESEEYINKIVPGWVNEGKVILALNCVCGKSGSALVSHLTGNHLADYRSPHLVTYGGMSGQPLMYSSSESLFKNVTSKAYWLTANTKRNPQSKVDTVKKVLALYKSGDIKPVPFNGKEFNIKSTSDDYIKLFLKGIAESKTGKQVIVYN